The genomic interval AATACACGCTCTTTCGACAAAGGCTTTCAGGTTTGGGAGCAATCGGTAAATGGATTCCCTTCGACAGGAATCTTTTTCTACCGGATCTCAGATGGTTTCCATTTTAAATATGGAAAAATTACCCGATCAGAATAAGAAAACAAGGGTATTAAACTACGTTCACGTAGCCGGATCTTTCAAGGCAAGATCCGGCTTTTTTTTTTCGTTTCTTTAAGGTATATAAGCTAATCATCAGTTTTTTTTATAAATTTTAGCACCTTAAATTTCTTTTAAATTCTAGTTTATCTAACTTATTATAGATTCTATATTCCAATGGATCGTAGTAAATTCATCGCAATTTTTACTTAATTTAGCTTTATTATCAGGATCTGCACAATTGAAACTCATATTTTAAAATGAGGTTCTGGAGGCCTTATTTAAATCTAATTTTCTTGTATACAATTTATTTCTATATTTGCTTTATCTGGTTTGCCAGAGAAAATCCTATAAACACCTAATAACAGGAACTATGAAATCAACTTTTTACAATGTAATTCAAAGCTTAATTATCATATTTTGTATTGATAATCAAGCATTTGCAGATTTTTCTTTAGTTTGTCCGCCAGATGTAACGGTGAGTTGCAAAGAGGACTATTTACATGATTTAAATGTATTTGGACGGGCTTATACAGATTACAATGGACTAATCCAATACCAGCATGATTGTAAAACAATTATTGAAATTGATGATTGCGGAAAGGGTACTATCAAACGGGTTTGGGGCGTGGAGAATCTTGAAAACTGGAAATGGTTAAGCTGCACTCAAGTTATTACCATTAGTAATTTGGATGGTTTTAATTACAGGGATGTCAATTGGCCACCGTCTTTAGTAATTAAAAGTTGCAATCCACAAGCGGATATAAAAAATTTGGCAGCTCCATACGACGCACCCAGTTGGTCAACGCCAAAATGCGCAAAACCTATGTTGTCATATAAAGATACCCGGTATCGGGTAGATGAAGGCTGTGAAAAAATTGTTCGGGAATGGAAAATTTTAGATTGGTGTCAATATGATCCAATAAATTATCCTGGAAGGGGCTTTTTCACTTATACGCAAGTGATTAAATTAATAAGTTCAAGTGACACGGCAGTTTTGAATTGCAAAAAAGATACTTTAGTTATCAATAATAGAAACTGCGATAGCATTTATGTGCAATTAGATTCCGCAATCTTTGAATCGGGTTGTAAGATCTATCATAAAATTTACAATACTTCTAAATATGCGGTTCATTCTGGTGCTAATGCCAGTGGTTATTATCCAAATGGAATAACAAAATTTTATTATATAGCGGAATACGCATGTGGTACAGAAGTAAAGTGTGAAGTTACAATTCAAGTCAAAAATACAATTCAGCCAACGCCATATTGTTTAACAGGTGTAATTGTAACCTTAATGCCTGTCGACCAAAATCAGGATGGTGTGCCGGAAGAGGGAATGGTGCAAATTTGGGCATCAGATTTAGATAAAGGAAGCTGGCACAAATGTCCAAACCAGAAACTTACATTTTCATTTTCAAAAGATGTTCTGGATAAATCAAAAACATTTGTTTGTAAAGATATTGGAACGAATGAAGTTGAAATATGGGTTACGGATTCATTAGGTAATCAGGAAGTATGCAAAACAATCGTGGAAGTACAAAACAATAATCCTGCAATACCAAATTGCGATGGAAATTTGCATGGTGGAAAACGGTCGATAAAAGGAGAAGTATTGTTTTTTAATACAAATCAACCCAGAAATGTTGAGGTCTCCATTGTGAGCTTAAATTTACAATCGCAAGTAGCTCTGGATAAAGGGAGTAAATTTCAATATCAATTTGATAATTTAGACCAACAAAATGCTTATTCAATCAAATTAGAATGCCATCAATTTGATGCCTCTGCGATTGATTATAATGATTTATTTTATTTAAAATCGATACTGTCTGGAAAGCAAAAATTAAGTTCAGTCTATTCATACTTCGCAGCTGATGTAAATGGCGATCATCAAATTACGCCTGATGATTATGCATTGTTGAAGCAAGTGGTAATCAATAGAAGATATAATGCATTGCCTAAATTCTGGCAAATGATTCCAGCTGATTTTGTATTTAATCACCCAACGAATCCATTCTTAGATATAATGCCTTCTGACATCCATATTAAAAACTTGAATCATGATATGGAAAATCAGAATTTTATAGCTGTGAGAATTGGAGACCTGGTGTCAAATGTCCATAAAGAATCCAATTTAAGCGATCGGGATCGGTTGTCAAATGGTGGATCAAGTATTAATGTTTTTCAAGCAAAAGTATTGCGTGAGAATGCAACGAGTTCAAAAATAGAGTGGCTTGTATCTTCAGAAACACAGCAGTATATTAAATTGCAGCTGGTAAGTATAGATGGAAGAAGCCATTATAGTCAAGACTTCTTACTTGAAAAAGGAATGCAAATCCTGGAATCAAACACAAATTTAACTGGGATCATTTTGTATCAATTTATGAATCAGGACAATGTAATTTCAGGTAAATTATTTTGTGATTGAATTGGAGGATTAGTTTAAGTATATAGGGTAATATTCAAGGCTATTAATTTTTTTATACTTAAAGATTTTGTTATTTTTCTTGATCTGTTTCTCCGATGTCATCCCAATCCATATCCACCCATAAATGGCGGTCAATTTCACGGCGTTCCTTTTTAGTAGGCCGGCCAGCACCCCGATCTCTTCTTTCTAAGGTGCCTTGACCTGTAAACCAATCTTGATATTTATTAAGTTCTTCGATCGGAGTTAAATTTATATAGCAGATAGCTGCTTCTGGGGCAGATACCCTTTTTTCAATCAATTTAATAACTTTAAATTGAAAGCGAAATCCATTTTTTTTGACATCAATCAGGGAGTTAATAGAAATGAATTGAGATGGCTTGGCTTCAATCTCATGAATTAAAATTCTGCCTTTTTTACAAGCATCCGTAGCAATTGTCCGGGATTTAAAAATTCTGACGGACCAAAGCCATTTATCAATTCGAATTTTTTCCACCATCGAGTAGGAGCGGAAATGCAGGATTAATTTTTTTTAAATTATCGTAGACAACTTGAGCAACAATATAATTTCGATACCATCGATTATCCGATGGGACGATATGCCAAGGAATCTCAGAACCGTTGATGGCAGCCTCATAATATCGCATATATTTTTCCCAAAGTTTACTTTCTTCAAAATCTGCAGGATTATATTTCCATTGTTTTAAAGGGTCCGTTTTTCTTTCTTCAAGTTTTTCTAATTGTTTTTCATGGGATAAATGAAGGTAAAATTTTAGAATTGTAGTATCGTTATCATCCTGAAGTGATTTTTCAAAATTATTTATGGCTTCCATTCTCATGGCGGCTCGTTTATCATCTATCCATTGATGCACTCTTTGAATAAGGATATCTTCATAATGGCTTCTAATAAATAATTTCATTTGACCTTTAGATGGTGCATATTTATGAACTCTCCATAAAAAATCATGTGCCAATTCTTCTTCCGTCGGTTTTTTGAAGGCATGCGCATCAATTACCAATGCTGGACAATTCATAAAAACAGTTTTGGCAACACCATCTTTCCCACTGGCATCCATTCCTTGTAAAACAACCAGGATTCCATTTTTCTTTTCTGCATAAAGCATTTCAGAAAACAATCCAATTTTTTCAGCAAGTTCTTTTGTTTTTTTTTGAATCGTTTTTTTGTCCGCGTTTTTAGGCGGTTTCGGTGAGATTTTAGATAAAATTATCTTTGGCATATGAGTGAATTAAATATTCATTTTTTTTCTTTTCACAAAGAACGATTGTAAGATATAGTCATATCCAGCGTTAATATCAGCTTCATGATAATCAATTCGATATTGAAGACATTTGGATTTAATTTCTTCATGGTATTCAGAAATTTTATGAATGTATTGTTGCCGAATTTGATGCGCTTGTACTTTGATTTGTTGTCCAGATTCCATGTCAACAAATTGATAAGGTCTGTTTTCAAAATCAAACTCTATTTCTAATTTTTTGTCGATTGTATGAAATAAAATAACTTCGTGTTTATTATATTTCAAATGCTGCAAAGCCGCAAATATTTCATCCAGCTTAGAACTTTGATCAAACATGTCACTAAATACAATGACCAAAGACCGCTTATGAATTTGATCTGCAATTTGATGGAGGGCTGGTGCTGCGGATGTTGTTTTATTAATGATTCCATCCGACATGTATTTATCAAGATAGCTTAATAATAATTGATAATGCGAAGTACTCGATTTAGCATGGGTATGAATTCTTAGGGCGTCATCAAAAATGGACAAACCATAAGCATCCCGTTGCCTTCTCAAAACATTCATCAGACATGCTGCTCCAAGTGCTGAAAATCTAAGTTTATTAAGTATGAATCCAGATTTTAGTTTTTCTTCTGGAAAATACATGGATGAAGAGGTATCAATGACTATTTGACATCTTAAATTTGTTTCTTCTTCAAATTTTTTTGAGAACATTTTATCTGTTCTGGCATAAACCTTCCAATCAATATCTTTCGTCGATTCTCCTTGGTTGTAGAGCCGGTGTTCTGCAAATTCAACACTAAATCCATGGAAAGGCGATTTGTGAAGTCCTATTATAAATCCTTCTACTACCTGATTAGCTAATAGATCCAGATGGTTAAATGCTTGTACCGGAAATTGATCAAAAAAACCCATAGAAAAAATAAAAGCCCTTATCAGCAAAGATAAGGGCCGTATTTTGTTATTTATGATTATTAAATAATTGCTTCTAATTTAGACTTTAAGGTCGCTTTTGTTGCTGCACCAACTTGTTTGTCAACCACTTGGCCATTTTTGATAAATAATATTGTAGGAATACTCCGGACGCCAAATTGGGTGGATACCACAGGATTGTGATCTACATTGAGTTTGCCAATGCGAATTTTATCACCATACTCCGTGGATAATTCATCAATAATCGGACCGACTAGTTTACAAGGACCACACCATTCTGCCCAAAAGTCAACAACTGCTACCTGATCTTGTGATAGTGCTTCTACTTGAAAATTTGAATCTGTAAATTCGAAAGCCATATATTAGTAATTTTGATTTATTATGTAACATTAAAATCAGCTTTTTAGTTCAAAAAATAGAATGCTTAAAAGTCTTAAATTATACTTAAATAAATTATTGCAATCTAGAATGATACGACTTTGTATGGTTTTTGGTATTGTTACCTTTCTTTCTGGATTTGCATTGAAATCATCAAATACACTTGTTGAAAACTGGTATTATAGAGTGTTTTATTCAGGATTTAGAGATTTTTGGGATTTGGCATTTTCCTGGGTTCCTTTTCCATTGATTTATGTTTGGTTGGTTTTTTTAATTTTTAGTATTGGTTTCGTTACATGGCATCGCTCGCATCGAATTACCAAAACCTTAAAGTGGTCTGTATTTCTTATTTCAGTGATTACATTTCATGTAATTTGGTTTTATTGGTCGTGGGCATTTAATTACCATCGGATCAGTTTAGCTGGGCGGTGGCGTTTACAAAATCCAATTACCGAACTGGATTTTGTAAATACATTGAACTTGCATACCTGTCTAGTAGAAGAACTTAGAACAGATTACACCGAAGAAATTACAGCTTGGAATATGGACCCATTGAAGATGGAAAACAACATTCGAAATTTAGTCAATAACTTCCAAAAACTACATCTGTTCCCTCAATTTATGAAGTTGCGTTGTCGGATTTTGAAGCCTTCAGGTTCATTATTAATTTGGGCTACATCCGGTGTTTATATGCCTTTTGTAAGTGAAAGTCAG from Saprospiraceae bacterium carries:
- a CDS encoding RNA-binding S4 domain-containing protein: MEKIRIDKWLWSVRIFKSRTIATDACKKGRILIHEIEAKPSQFISINSLIDVKKNGFRFQFKVIKLIEKRVSAPEAAICYINLTPIEELNKYQDWFTGQGTLERRDRGAGRPTKKERREIDRHLWVDMDWDDIGETDQEK
- a CDS encoding polyphosphate kinase; this encodes MPKIILSKISPKPPKNADKKTIQKKTKELAEKIGLFSEMLYAEKKNGILVVLQGMDASGKDGVAKTVFMNCPALVIDAHAFKKPTEEELAHDFLWRVHKYAPSKGQMKLFIRSHYEDILIQRVHQWIDDKRAAMRMEAINNFEKSLQDDNDTTILKFYLHLSHEKQLEKLEERKTDPLKQWKYNPADFEESKLWEKYMRYYEAAINGSEIPWHIVPSDNRWYRNYIVAQVVYDNLKKINPAFPLLLDGGKNSN
- a CDS encoding DUF58 domain-containing protein gives rise to the protein MGFFDQFPVQAFNHLDLLANQVVEGFIIGLHKSPFHGFSVEFAEHRLYNQGESTKDIDWKVYARTDKMFSKKFEEETNLRCQIVIDTSSSMYFPEEKLKSGFILNKLRFSALGAACLMNVLRRQRDAYGLSIFDDALRIHTHAKSSTSHYQLLLSYLDKYMSDGIINKTTSAAPALHQIADQIHKRSLVIVFSDMFDQSSKLDEIFAALQHLKYNKHEVILFHTIDKKLEIEFDFENRPYQFVDMESGQQIKVQAHQIRQQYIHKISEYHEEIKSKCLQYRIDYHEADINAGYDYILQSFFVKRKKMNI
- the trxA gene encoding thioredoxin encodes the protein MAFEFTDSNFQVEALSQDQVAVVDFWAEWCGPCKLVGPIIDELSTEYGDKIRIGKLNVDHNPVVSTQFGVRSIPTILFIKNGQVVDKQVGAATKATLKSKLEAII
- a CDS encoding DUF3810 domain-containing protein, producing the protein MIRLCMVFGIVTFLSGFALKSSNTLVENWYYRVFYSGFRDFWDLAFSWVPFPLIYVWLVFLIFSIGFVTWHRSHRITKTLKWSVFLISVITFHVIWFYWSWAFNYHRISLAGRWRLQNPITELDFVNTLNLHTCLVEELRTDYTEEITAWNMDPLKMENNIRNLVNNFQKLHLFPQFMKLRCRILKPSGSLLIWATSGVYMPFVSESQVDNGLHKLSKPFTMAHEFAHGMGWTHEGDCNFIAYLACIQSSDPFIRYSAEINYWRYLLSNARKNHPELFKEIRNGMDSLVLKDLIEIDTANDRYPEILPNLRNWFYDWYLKKHGIQSGEKSYSELISMLINYQKSIN